In Deltaproteobacteria bacterium, the sequence CGGCCAGCATGCGCTCGGCGAACTTGCGGATCGCGAGGTCGGGCCGCTGGCGGGGGCCGTAGACCGTGAAGAAGCGCAGCGACACGATCGGCAGCCCGTACAGGTGGCTGTACGCGTGGCACATGGCCTCGTTGGCCAGCTTGGTCGCGCCGTACGGTGAGGCGGGCCGCAGCAGCGCGTCGGTCTCGGCGAATGGCACCTTGGTGTTGAGGCCGTAGACCGAGCTCGACGACGCGAACACGAATTTGCGCACGCCGTGGTGGCGGGCGGCCTCGAGCAGGTTGAGCGTGCCGCCGGCGTTGGTGGTCTCGTACAGGTACGGGTCGACCAGCGAGGGCCGCACGCCGGCGCGCGCGGCCAGATGCACGATGCACTCCGGCGTCGTGTCGCGCACCAACGCGTCGATGCGCCCCTGGTCGCGGATGTCGGCCTCGACCAGGCGGTAGCGCGGGTGCTGCAGGTGCTCGCGGATGTTGGCGCGCTTGAACGCGGGATCGTAGTAGTCGTTGAAGTCGTCGATGACGGTGACGGTGCCGCCGGACTCGAGCAGGCGATCGACGAGGTGGCTGCCGATGAAGCCGGCGCCACCGGTGACGAGATACTTCGCGTAGTGCATGGCAGGTCGATCCAGATGGCCGCTGCGGCCCCGCGCGCGGGCGCTGGTCAGCACGGCCGGCCGTCAGTATACCTGCAGCTCGCGGACACGAGTCCGCGCACCCGTTCCATCGCATGGCCCACCGCATGGCCCACCGCATGGCCGAACCCAGCAGCAACGCCCGCAAGCACGCCAGCCGCAATCCCCTGCAGCGCGCGCTCATCGGTCACTTCACGCGGGTGCTGGTGCGCGAGGTCGCGGCGCTTCGACCGCGACGGGTGCTCGAGATCGGCTGTGGCGAGGGCCACATGTTGGCGGCGATCG encodes:
- a CDS encoding GDP-mannose 4,6-dehydratase gives rise to the protein MHYAKYLVTGGAGFIGSHLVDRLLESGGTVTVIDDFNDYYDPAFKRANIREHLQHPRYRLVEADIRDQGRIDALVRDTTPECIVHLAARAGVRPSLVDPYLYETTNAGGTLNLLEAARHHGVRKFVFASSSSVYGLNTKVPFAETDALLRPASPYGATKLANEAMCHAYSHLYGLPIVSLRFFTVYGPRQRPDLAIRKFAERMLAGRSIELYGDGSTSRDYTFVDDIIRGVRAAIELDAQGHEVFNLGNSSPVTLAELVTALEQVLGVTAIIERLPEQPGDVPRTFADVTKAEQRLGFAPSTPLGEGLAVFARWLRAGR